The Centroberyx gerrardi isolate f3 chromosome 24, fCenGer3.hap1.cur.20231027, whole genome shotgun sequence genome includes a region encoding these proteins:
- the myf5 gene encoding myogenic factor 5 produces MWALGSGLGAYKGGPGQQPPHITQRSPLSHPTALPSGDPSLLPGQAMDVFSPSQVFYDRACSSSPDSLEFGPGGELAGSEEDEHVRVPGAPHQPGHCLQWACKACKRKSSTVDRRRAATMRERRRLKKVNHAFEALRRCTSANPSQRLPKVEILRNAIQYIESLQDLLREQVENYYALPGESSSEPGSPLSSCSDSMADCNSPVWQQLNANYSNNYSYAKNESSCDKAVGASSLECLSSIVDRLSSVEAGAPASLRDMTTFSPCSSDSQPCTPESPGSRPVYHVL; encoded by the exons ATGTGGGCCCTGGGCTCTGGCCTGGGGGCATATAAGGGGGGCCCGGGGCAACAGCCCCCTCATATCACTCAgaggtctcctctctctcaccccactGCTCTACCCAGCGGAGATCCCTCCTTGCTTCc CGGACAAGCCATGGACGTCTTCTCCCCATCCCAGGTCTTCTATGACAGAGCCTGCTCCTCGTCTCCGGACAGCCTGGAGTTCGGCCCCGGCGGGGAGCTGGCCGGCTCCGAGGAGGACGAGCACGTCCGGGTGCCGGGAGCCCCTCACCAGCCGGGACACTGCCTCCAGTGGGCCTGCAAGGCCTGCAAGCGCAAGTCCAGCACCGTGGACCGCAGACGGGCCGCCACCATGCGGGAGCGCCGGCGGCTCAAGAAGGTCAACCACGCGTTCGAGGCTTTGCGCCGCTGCACCTCGGCCAACCCCAGCCAGCGGCTGCCCAAGGTGGAGATCCTGCGCAACGCCATCCAGTACATCGAGAGCCTGCAGGACCTGCTGCGCGAGCAGGTGGAGAACTACTACGCCCTGCCTGGAGAGAGCAGCTCGGAGCCGGGGAGCCCGCTGTCCAGCTGCTCCGACAGCATG GCGGACTGCAACAGTCCCGTGTGGCAACAGTTGAATGCAAACTACAGCAACAACTATTCTTATGCTAAGAACG AGAGTTCGTGTGATAAGGCGGTCGGAGCCTCCAGTCTGGAGTGTCTGTCCAGCATTGTGGACCGTCTGTCCTCGGTGGAGGCCGGCGCTCCGGCCTCTCTGAGGGACATGACCACCTTCTCCCCCTGCAGCTCCGACTCCCAGCCCTGCACACCGGAGAGCCCCGGGTCCCGGCCCGTCTACCACGTCCTGTGA